In Vibrio stylophorae, the genomic stretch TGGAACGCGTAGACAGTCTACATCTAGGTTCGCGTTATCCCAGTAGTTAGGGTTACGACATTGGATGTAAAGCTGTGGAGTAAAGGTATCGATCACAGTAAATGGACCAGTACCTACTGGGTTTTCGTTAGTGAAAGTTGTTGGATCTTTCACATCTTTCCACACGTGCTCAGCAACGATAGGAACAAGAGAAATTTCGTATGGAACGTTTGAGTTCGCTTCAGTTAGACGGAATAGAACTTCATAATCGTTCACTTTTTCAACTGCGCTAACCCACTTCGCGATACCGCGAGTGTCTAGTTCTGGCTTAGATTTAACTAGGTCGAATGAGTAAACAACGTCGTCTGCAGTGAACTCTTGACCATCAGACCATTTCACACCTTTACGGATGTCAAAAGTCACAGTCATTAGGTCATCAGACATTTTGAAACCAGTCGCTAGGCGGAATACTGGCTCGTTACCTTTCATCTCATTGAACACAACAAGTGGTTCATAGATGAAGTCAGTAGTTGTACGTAGGTTAGTTGCAGTTAGGTACGGGTTAAAGTTACGTACCATGCTTGGGTAGAAGTCAGGTACTACAGTTAGCTCTGAGCGAGCTGCTGCTTGTGGTGCTGCTACCGCAGAAGTTGCTGCAACGATAATTGCTGCTGCTAGTTTGGTCTTCTTAATATTGGCAAGCATAGCTGTTCCTTACTCTTGCTTTTTGTTTCACTTGTTTATGCTTTCATCACTTAAGTGAGTCGTCGATGAAAACAACCTTGGGCTACTTCATCTGTGTCTCGCACATTTGAATGGCCGTGTAGTCCTTCGGCGAGTGTTAGGAAACTACTTTGTAAGCTGCTGGTCAATTGACCGCCCCGTCAAAATCGTAAAAAAAAAAGACAACTCCGTTATTTCCGTTAATTTCAGTTTTGGCAAACGGTTGCAAAAGCATCAGATAGTTGATTTCGATCAATAGAAATCTCTTCTAAAAGTATCAATTGGTTAGTGGTTACAAACCTATAAATGCCTTATTTATAAGGGGTGGTTGTTTGTGTTTTGTAATAGGTGATCTCGATCGGCTGTTTTTTTCAAAGTCGAAAAATTACGGAAAATTTGACCGTCAAAAATGTTGTGATTGGCATCTCAATATCTAACAAATCTTCCAACCACTGACAATTTAACGTCATTTCGACGAAAAATTGGGCATTTTGAATGGGTGCGATGAATGACAATCGCGCTTCTTTTTTTGCTCAAAATTGAGCGAATAAGAATTGTTCTCTTGAGTTTTTACTCAGATTTCATGCTATTGGTTTCATTGAATCAACGCGAGAAGCATCACGACTAACCGGACGTTATTTCATTTGTTTTTATCAGGTTATTGCAGTTTTCGTTGCAATTGGCTGCATTGAATTGAGGTCAGTTTTATTGATCATAAATGGGGGGGCTTGCATCGAAAGGCTTTATGGCAAATATGCGATGAGCATGCGCCGCATTGCTGCTGAATGCATCATCTAACGCAGATCGTCAAAATGTTGGCTGCATCCCACAGATTTGAATAGCGATAATAAATGAGCGAGAGCGAAAAAGTAGTTAGCTAAGGTGCTAAACAAGGCAGATGGAGCCACTGCAATAGAAAAATTGATAAGAAAAGCAGCGACAGAAAAGAGTGAGCGGCACCGCCATGACAGGAAAAGCAATCTAGTGAAGTTGCGGTAATGCAGAGCGGTTGCGGTAGGGAGGGCTGCGGTAGAAAAGGCATGATGGCTCAAGGCGTATGGTTTTGTGTTTAACGTTTCAGGCTAAGTGCGGCTATGCAACCTCACAAATGCAAAGCTCTAAGCCATCTTGTTCGCGTGCGATTAGGTATCACTCCATGCTTAAAGATACAGAGCGAGCAGCACAGTTTTGCGCAGGAAGGAACGTATATGAGGTGTATAAGGTATGGGCGCTAGCAGCTAGACAGAGCAGACGTTTATAACGATTGAGATGGCGGTGAAAGGCTCAAAAAAAGCGCTCATTGAGCGCTTTTTTGGGGTTTGAGATATGCGATTAAACCTGGCTCATCATCAGCCGCTGCAGCCTATCGCGTGCTTGCTGTAGTCGCTGGCGCAGGTCTGTGTGTTGATGACCGCGCTCTAGGACAAAATCAACGGTATTGAGCACGGTGCGCCAACGCGGCGTTTTTGGCAGTGTTTCTTTTCTTAGGTATTTATCTAGGGTGCGGGTTTGTAGTGTGCTGCGGTCGAGATAAACACGCCATAGGCCACTCTCTTCTGCTAAGGCAAACTTGTTGCTGCCAGTGCAGGTTTCCCAATATTCCAAGGAGAGTAATGTCGCTTCAACCAAGCATTCACGCATTAAATCGCCTTTTTGAGTTTGCTGCCCACCGAGGCGATCGGCAAGACGAGTAAACTCACCGCCTAGCTCTCGCAGCTGCTGCAGCTTGTCATCATCACTGTGGAAGGCGTAATCAGAGAGTAGCTCAATGGCGCTTTCTAGAATATCAATGCGCACATGGGCGGCGGTTTCCCCGGTGTTAAATACTAGCATTGCGTTAAGCCCTGACTCCTCAGGAAGCTTAATCATGTCGACTTTAATGGAGTGTATCTCTTCACCAATTTTCACCGAAATCGCGCCACTATAGTGATGGCTTTCCATGGCGCTATGCGGCAAAGGTACTGAGAGTAGATCGTTAAAGTGCAGTCGCTCAAGCTGTTCTGAGGCGCGTTTAAATAGCTTACCTGCAGCATCGTTGGCATAGCGAATACGATCATCGGCCTGAATACACAGGACGGGTTCTGATGCACTTTCGAGCAGGTTGAGAAGACGACTTTGCGTTTCCAGTAGGCCTGCTTCCACTTGCTGGCGATGGCGAATTTCAGCTTGCAAACGGGCGTTTTCTTGGCGCTGTACCTCAGATTGGCTGGCGCGAAGGTGAGCCCGTATACGAGCGCTGAGCTCTTCTTTACTAAAGGGCTTGGTCAGATAGTCATTGGCACCGGATTCAAAGCCGCGAATGCGATCGTGAATTTGACTCAGTGCGGTGAGCATAATGATCGGCAGCTCAATTGGATTGTAGTGCTGGCGCAGCGTTTCTGTGACTTCATAACCATTCATACCCGGCATCATCACATCAGTGAGCACCAGAACCGGATGATAGGTTTGCACCAACTCAAGCGCGTTCATGCCGTTATCTGCGGTGATCACCCGATAGCCTTCAAGGCGCAGATAGTTATTGAGGATTTGCAGGTTCACTGGCTCATCATCAATCACGAGCAGCATATCGCCATTGGGGTTTTCTGGCAGCTGCTCGGATTCATCCAATAGCTGATTATCCGCAGCGCTTGGCGCTTGGAAGTGGTTGTGTAGATCCCGCGCCTTACTGGTGGAGACTTGAGCTTCTGTCGCCAACGGCAAGGTAAAGCTAAAGGTGGTACCAATCAGTGGTTGGCTGCTGACATAGAGCTGGCCGTTCATCAATTCAATCAACTGGCGGCTGATGGATAGCCCCAAGCCTGCCCCTTGGCGATAACGGCTGCTGTCGCTGGTTTGGGTCAGTGGCTCAAAAATTAGTTCGAGCTGATCGGCTGGAATGCCTTCGCCAGTGTCGACGACTTGAATGCGAAGCTGATGATCAAGCACGGTCGCTGAGATAATAATTTTCCCTTCGCTGGTGTACTTGATGGCATTGCCTACGAGGTTATAAAGCACCTGCTCAAGGCGCTGCTCGTCAGCAAAAATAAGCGGCAGGTTAGGTCCTACTTGGTTGATGATGCGCACAGGCTTATCACCCAATAGGTGGTTAGACATTTCCAAGACCAAACGCACTGCCACTGAGCTATCTAGTGCATGACTGTCGAGGTCTACATTGCCATAGCGCATCTTGTGATAGTCGAGAATGTCATCGACCAAGTTTGAAAGGCGCTGGCCACTGTTGATGATCATCTGTAGCTGATGCTGCTGCTGAAGTGGCAGCGGGCCATTGAGACCTGAAACCATAGATTCAGCAATACCCACCATGCCGTGTAGTGGTGTCCGCAGTTCATGGGAGGTCATGGCCAAAAATTCATCTTTGAGCTTATCGGCATGCTCAAGCTCGGCGTTTTTCTCTTCGATAATCTGAATTTGATGTTCGAGCTCTTGGTTTTGGCTGCGAATGGTGGCGATTTTCTCGCGCACTGAGCGTTGCATACGTTCAAAACTGATGGCCAACCGGCCAATTTCATCGTGGCGGTCGGTGCTGCTAATGGCTTGGTCGAGATCGCCTGCGGATACTCGCTCAGCTGCCCAAGTGAGGCGTAGTAGTGGTGCGGTGATGGAGTTCGATAGCCAGTGTGAGGCGATTACGACCAAAATAATCGCCGATAGCATGGCGATGATAAAGATAGTCTCGAGCTGGCGCACTCGCGCAAAGGCTTCATTGGTAGGCAACTCAATGACTAGCGCCCAATGTTTATCGAGCACATGAATCGGGGCAAAGGCACTGAGTACCGCGATGCCATCAAAGTTATCCAAGCGACCCACACCTGTATCGCCAGCCAGCGCTAGATCAATGGCAGGGCTTTCAAAAAGCTTGTCATTTTCAGCGCCCATATTGATGCGTGTATGGTGCGCTTGGTTAATCAGCAGGGCGTGGGTTGAGTTGGCTTGGTTATTGACATCCTCTTGCACCAACTCGGTGAGCACTGTGTTGGGCAACTCAAAGAACACATAGCTATGCAGGTAGTTATCCTGTGAAACTGGTGCAGCGAGCCAAGCCACAGGAACATCATGGCTATTGTTGGTTGAAAAGTCGGTCAAAATAACAGGAATATTGTTGGCATCAATGCGCCCTTGACTGGCTTTTTGAATTTGCTGAAAGGCTTGGCCCAGCGGTTTATCTTTATAGGCCGCAGAGGTGAGATTCATCCCGTAGTTGTTGCGTTTTTTGACTGAATAAACCACGTTGCCATCGACATCGACGAGCAGAATATCAGAGAAATCAGAGCGATTGAGAAAGTCTAAATAGCTTTGGTGATAGCGTTTGTGCAGTAAGCGATAACGCTCACTGGTGTTGACCAGTGACGGTGAAATAGGGCGCGTAGAGTCGGGCTCGGCCTGATTGCCATCTAAGTTAGCGGCGACTTGATTGGTAATGGCATTGAGCGCGCGATCTTTGCTAAATCCTAGCTGAGCAAAGGCGCTGACCAGACCATAAAAGCGGCCGCCACTTCCCACCGCCAAATCAGAACGGGAAAAGCCCTGCACATTGGAAACTTCCGCCTCAAAATAGCGGTTAATTTGTTTGACCTTACTATCACGCAGCGAGGCCAAGTGACCCTGACTTTGATTTTCAAGGTCACGGCTGTGCGAGTTCAGGAAGAAGAGACCAGTCAGAACCAAGGGGGTAATGCTAAGCGCCAAAAAGGCCAGCATCAAAGCATGTTGTAGCCGCTTAAATCGTTTGGTTGTTTGCATCCTTGGCCCACCACAAATTACAGCTTAAGCATCTAGGTCAATATGACAGATGCAAAATGAGAAAGTCGCGTCGGCGAAGCTTAACGAGGATCAAATTTATCAGCAAGGTAGTGACCAACTAACTGTGCGCCAATACACAGCTTTTTGGAAAATATAATCGCAACACCAAGTTACAAAGCCATGCTCGTGATATCAACCGCAAGCTCGTTATGTGAGAAGACCTTTTAGTAAGCCAAATCAATAAGACAAAGGCGCTCATTCAAGTTGATAGGTATGGATAAGAAGGGGATAGCCATGAAACAAAAATGAGTACCAAAGGGGATTGGTACTCATGATTTTGCAGGGGATGCGTGAAGGGCTTATTCAGCGCTTAGGTTGCTGTAGACGCGAAACCCTTTGCCCTCAGCCACAGTGGTGCATTGACCAAAGCTTGCTTGATAAACCGGTGGATATTGCAAGAAGCTGTTGGCCACGATCAGCAGTTGTCCTTGCGCAGTGAGATATTTTGGCGCTTGCTCAATCAGCTGCTCACTGGCGCGATAGAAGGTTTTTAGTCCGGCGTGAAAAGGCGGATTACTGATGATGGCATCAAATTTTTCAGCGTCAGTATTTTTATCAAAGGTGCTATACACATCGGTTGCGCGCACATCACCCTCAAGGCCATTCGCGGCTAAGGTCGCTTGGGTCGATGCCACTGCCCAAGCGCTCACGTCAGCGGCGACCAAATCAATGGTTGGATAGCGTTGTTTCATCAATGTGGCAATCACACCTGCACCGCAACCAAAATCAAGAATGCGCCCTTGTAGGTTGGGTAAGTGATTTAGCAGCAGTGCGGTGCCAACATCTAAGCTGCCGTGACTAAAGACGCCAGGCAGGCTTTGCACGCTGATCTGCTGTTCGCCTAAGGTCACTGTGTATTGCTTGAACCAGTCGTTGAGGTTGAACTCAGTCGGTGCTTGCTCACATAGGCCAAAGTAGAAGCTGCAGCGGCGCGCAGAATCAAATTTGGTGAGCTTGCCATAGGGGGCAAACATCTTTTCAGCGCTTTTTACGCCGCTACGGTTTTCACCAACCACGATCACTTCAGTACCTGCACCGCAGTGATGCATCAACATCGCAAATAGCATCTCGGCTTCCGCTTTGGCTTTTGGCCAATAGAGGATCACTTGGGTTGGTTTGATTTCAGCTGGAATGCGGGTGCCAAAAAAGCATTGTAATGACGGA encodes the following:
- a CDS encoding hybrid sensor histidine kinase/response regulator — encoded protein: MQTTKRFKRLQHALMLAFLALSITPLVLTGLFFLNSHSRDLENQSQGHLASLRDSKVKQINRYFEAEVSNVQGFSRSDLAVGSGGRFYGLVSAFAQLGFSKDRALNAITNQVAANLDGNQAEPDSTRPISPSLVNTSERYRLLHKRYHQSYLDFLNRSDFSDILLVDVDGNVVYSVKKRNNYGMNLTSAAYKDKPLGQAFQQIQKASQGRIDANNIPVILTDFSTNNSHDVPVAWLAAPVSQDNYLHSYVFFELPNTVLTELVQEDVNNQANSTHALLINQAHHTRINMGAENDKLFESPAIDLALAGDTGVGRLDNFDGIAVLSAFAPIHVLDKHWALVIELPTNEAFARVRQLETIFIIAMLSAIILVVIASHWLSNSITAPLLRLTWAAERVSAGDLDQAISSTDRHDEIGRLAISFERMQRSVREKIATIRSQNQELEHQIQIIEEKNAELEHADKLKDEFLAMTSHELRTPLHGMVGIAESMVSGLNGPLPLQQQHQLQMIINSGQRLSNLVDDILDYHKMRYGNVDLDSHALDSSVAVRLVLEMSNHLLGDKPVRIINQVGPNLPLIFADEQRLEQVLYNLVGNAIKYTSEGKIIISATVLDHQLRIQVVDTGEGIPADQLELIFEPLTQTSDSSRYRQGAGLGLSISRQLIELMNGQLYVSSQPLIGTTFSFTLPLATEAQVSTSKARDLHNHFQAPSAADNQLLDESEQLPENPNGDMLLVIDDEPVNLQILNNYLRLEGYRVITADNGMNALELVQTYHPVLVLTDVMMPGMNGYEVTETLRQHYNPIELPIIMLTALSQIHDRIRGFESGANDYLTKPFSKEELSARIRAHLRASQSEVQRQENARLQAEIRHRQQVEAGLLETQSRLLNLLESASEPVLCIQADDRIRYANDAAGKLFKRASEQLERLHFNDLLSVPLPHSAMESHHYSGAISVKIGEEIHSIKVDMIKLPEESGLNAMLVFNTGETAAHVRIDILESAIELLSDYAFHSDDDKLQQLRELGGEFTRLADRLGGQQTQKGDLMRECLVEATLLSLEYWETCTGSNKFALAEESGLWRVYLDRSTLQTRTLDKYLRKETLPKTPRWRTVLNTVDFVLERGHQHTDLRQRLQQARDRLQRLMMSQV
- the rsmC gene encoding 16S rRNA (guanine(1207)-N(2))-methyltransferase RsmC, yielding MSAFIPASEILERQLAYVADQHLLIAGEFSDDFALTLAQHSLSVSVFCTHFGHYQRLSQYPSLQCFFGTRIPAEIKPTQVILYWPKAKAEAEMLFAMLMHHCGAGTEVIVVGENRSGVKSAEKMFAPYGKLTKFDSARRCSFYFGLCEQAPTEFNLNDWFKQYTVTLGEQQISVQSLPGVFSHGSLDVGTALLLNHLPNLQGRILDFGCGAGVIATLMKQRYPTIDLVAADVSAWAVASTQATLAANGLEGDVRATDVYSTFDKNTDAEKFDAIISNPPFHAGLKTFYRASEQLIEQAPKYLTAQGQLLIVANSFLQYPPVYQASFGQCTTVAEGKGFRVYSNLSAE